Part of the Phaeodactylum tricornutum CCAP 1055/1 chromosome 5, whole genome shotgun sequence genome is shown below.
TACATCGCGATTTAATGATACACCAGTGTGTTCCCGTGGTCGTACAAGCAAAGCACCGTCCCGAGCGAGTTCGACTTCCATCTGGACTTCCAGCAGGGGTCCATTGATCCAGACCCCGTCGATGGCACGTACTTTGGCGTGCCCAAGTCCCCAAACTAATTCGTCCTGGTCATTTTGCTGCTGCCATTCGAATAAGCGGTTGTAGAGAGGTTCGAGTGTATTCTGGTATGACTTTTGACGCAAGTACCTTTTGGTGCGGCGGAGAAAGGACTTGATTGCATCCCGACTTTGCAAATCGACCGTCGGCGCGATTTTGGGTGCTTGTTCCAAACGACGCAGGGTCAACACATCGTCTACGCCAGTCATAGTCGGGTCCGACGTACACCAATCCTGGAGATACTGGCGCACGGCGGGGTGCTTTCGTAGGGGTGGAGGTAATAATTGGGAAGTCGTCAAGCGCGTGATACGTAGCCAACAGGCTTTTTCGGGAACGGCAACAGGCGAACCCTTGAAGGGCGCCGGAAAAGCGTCCGTAAAGGAGCGCTTGTGCGCGCTGGTGCTCCCCCACATTTTGGAACTAGAAGCAGCGATTCCGGATCCTGCCACAGCCGCGTAAAAGGTAAACGGCGGTGTAGCAAAGAGTTTCGGTTGTTGGTCTTGTTCGATGGCCAGTAGCGCACGAAAGCTCTCGGTACTAAATAAGACGCCCCAATGGGGGTCGTCTTCCGGTTGTTCGCGCCGGAAAAAGTCGGAGGGGATCACCCCGGGACGCAAACCGTCGCGGACAAACGCATTCCCACTGGCGGCTCCTTCGACGGTTCCGTTAAGCGCAGTGTGCATACTCGCAATGTAGCGCAGAATTTGCGCCAAGCGTCTGCGATGCACCATTTCCTGATTCGAGTCCATCCTTTACCTTCTCGCAGCAGCTCAATAGAAAAGGCATTCCTCGACTCTGCCGAACGTAATTTACTGTGAGTACATCTTTACCAAAGGAGTCTGTGAACAGTTCCACGAGGACGAAACCATGCACATGAATTGGGGGTGTCCCTCTAATTTCCCCGGTACGAAGCTACTCGTGACAGTCAGGCACGTCAAAACGCAGTCGTGCTTCACATTCAAGTAGGACAGAGTATGGCCCAGTGTCGAGTCTGTCGGACTTCATAACGACACAATCAATTAGTCTCGTCGATATATATGTGACACCTTCACGTTCGATACCTATTGTCACGGAGCATTCTACCTATACTTGGATTATTGGATCGGATGGCAGCGACCTACATTAGGATAGTGTTGGCACTATGGAATGGGCATTTAAGTGTTATTGTAGGCAGCTTGTCGACAAACGCGGCTGACTAGCTGTCAGAGCTGCAATGTTTTCTAAAGGTCTAGAAGAACTGTACAGAGTCTCAGTAATCTACCTATTTCGTAACCCTGATGTCGAACCTTTACAGGCAGGTCAGGGAGACGGCGATCGCCAATGAGAGTCCTACCGATTCTTCACCGCACGAGATCGCTGCTCCAAAGTAATTTCTGTTCCACCGCAAGCTTCGACGTTGAAAGCGAACAACGTTCGAAGAAACCAACCAGAGGCAACGTCGAGCTCCACATCTACACCGACATAACGACGTGCCGTCTCGTTTCTGACTCGCCCCTGGACACCGCTGGTAGTATTGATCCAAACTATTTTCCGAAACAATTAAATATATCCATAATAGACTGCTGCTTTTGGAAGGCTTAATGTCATTTGTCGTGGCCCAAGCGGGTAACCCTTCGCGACGGACGGTCAATTGAACAGTGTGTTTCCCGATCTACCTGATTTCGGGGCAACGTACGAGGACAAGCACTCGGGCATCCAAGGCGGGTGGATCCATGTAAGCATTTCGGAGACCACCGAGGTCAAGAACCGAGGCGGCGTGGGCACTCTATCCTTTGATAAGAACGGAGATCTTGTGGACTACAAGATGGTGCTGGAAGGCACCACGGCGAATTGCGCCGGTGGAAAGACCCCATGGGACGGCTGGGTGTCGTGTGAAGAATGTCGTCTAGCCATACACTGGCAAGTCGATCCCACTGGTACACGGGAATCTAAGTTACATCAATTTGCTCGGCAACGATGCGGTCACTTTGAAGCGTTTGCATACGATGTTCGCAACCGAGAAATGCCGCACTTCTTTGTTACGGAAGATCACTCTAAGGGTGCGCTGCGCCGTTTTACTCCCGACAGTGCCGATTGGAATGACCCGTGGAACATATTGTATGGTCCTGGCCTCATTGAGTTCCTCATCGTGACGCCCGACTCCTCTGGTACAGCGGGACGCTTCGAATGGACGCGTGACCACAATGCAGGCAAGAAGAATGCTGAGAAGCACTTTCCGAATACGGAAGGGATGGATGTGTACGAAAATGAGCTGTATTTTGTAACGAAACGCTTCAAGTCCATGTTTATATTGAATTTAGACACGGGAACGTATACAAATCAGACGACACGCAGCGGCTTGTTTGATGGTGGTCCGGATCAATTACAGCGGATCTTGGGAGACGAAGGCGAAATATTGTACTTTACAGAATCTGGCGGACGCGATGCTGGTATTCACGGTCGTAATGCTAAGGGCCAGTATTTTACCATCCTGGAAAGCCCAGTGTACGAAGACGAGACGAGCGGGCTCGCATTCTCTCCGGATGCGACGCGCATGTACGTGGCGTACCAGAATATTGGCATTTTGTTCGAGATTCGTCGCGAAGATGGCCTACCATTTGACGAGAAGTCACTGAACGTCAAGTATCACTCGACCTCCTAAAGTACGTTATCATAAAGCTAGCATTAATGCAACGATGAGACCAATGAACatttctaactgtaaaggagATTTTTCGCGGTAGAGCAATTCGGCTTCTACTCTCTAGAACTCTCTTCATGTAAACAACATAAGCCCCGTTTGTTCTCTTTACGTAGGTTACGCTTGTTTTCAAAGGTCAACCACATGCTGCTAGCTACCGGTAGTCCAATGACGTTTTTTCGGGAACAACGTTCACAATATTTGATTAGGATTGCGGGTCACGATCGTACGGGATCCACTTGTCTGACTGGGAAAGGTAGGTCGGATGGCTCCTTCCATACCGTGACGATCCATGTGAACGGGCAGCGTAGCATGCGAACCAGTCCTGTTAGCCTTTGTCTTGTATTCGTTTGCGGAATGCTTTCACGGGCTGTTTCCCTAGGTACGGTGCGAAGCTACCAGTCTTGCGGCAACGGGCTGTCCCGGACCGTATCATCAGTTCGATGCGTCCCGCCGATTGGATCGACGACTTTTACAAGCACCAGCAccaggacgacgacgacagcttCCAAGCACTCCAACTGCGACGACAATCCACACCGAGACCATCCGTCCGATACAACGGGACATTGCAAAAGGTACCGCCTCCGGGGGACGACTCTACCAAACAATAAGAGCGGCGTCCGTGTCACCACCAACACGGGACACGTTCTGCAAACGGACCTACCGCGCATCATGGGCGGACGCGACACGGCTCCACAACCAATCGAAACCCTACTTGCGGCGCTCATGGGATGTACGCAAGCGACGGCTGTCTTTGTCGCTCGGAAAATGACTCCACGGGTGGTCTTGGACCGACTCGAGTTGGCGCTGACGGCGGAACGGGATGAGAGGGGCGCTCTGGCGCTGCCGATTGAGACACCGCCGGCAATACCGGCACGATTGCAACGGGTCTCGGGAACCGTCACGTTGTATGCCGCTCGGCAAGAAAGGCTCTCTACCAACGAGTTGATGCTGTTGCGCGAACAGACCGAGTTGCGATGTCCAGTGGCGAACCTGTTGACCGCTAGTGGCTGTGTCATGGAGGTGGAGTGGATCGATGGCAACGCCAAACAAGCCTGACATAAGAGTGTACAATAAATTTACAGCTGGTGGGAAAGTGACCTTAACAGATCGTTTTTCTCCATATACCGCACGGTTACACTACATTTGTACGCCTTCGACCATTTCAAATGGAACGTCCAGTTTTGGTATGGGTTTCGAATTCCGTTCATTAAAACGGCTTGACGTCTTCGAACCAAAAGCCGACAGCAATGAGCAAGTAGGTGGTTATCAGCAGGGACCCTTCCAACCAGTTGCATTCGGGATTGCCCAAGACGATGGCCACGGTCAACACGGACATGACAAAGAGAATGACTTCAAATGGCGGAAAGTTGAGGGTCATGTCGCGTTCGAGGGCCCATCCCACAAGGACGGTAAGGGGAACGACAAAGAGAGATATTTGCGTGCAGCTACCAACGGCCACCCCCATGGCGAGATCCATCTTGTCCTTCATGGCGACCGTAACGGCCGTGACGTGTTCAACAGCGTTACCGACAATGGGTAGGAGAATGATTCCTACAAATGTCCGGGAAATGCCACTGTCCGTGACGAATCCGTCGATGGACTCGACCAAGTAATCCGAAAAGATTGTAATGACGAGGGTCGTGAACAAGAGTCCCACAATGGAAACCCAAAAGGGCATAACAGCCAGTTCGGAGTCGTCTTGAGTACCGGCAAAGAGATTGGCGTGTGTCTTGAGTTGAAAAAAGAGCAACTGGAGGTACATGCACATGAGAAAGCAAGCGGCAATACGGGAAACAGTGAGTACGTGTGCATCGTGGAGTTCGTAGTACGCGGCAAAGGGTGTGGGGAGAATGAGGGCAATGCTGGAAAGTGCGAGCAGTCCCATGttggccgtggcggcgaCCGAATTGAAGCGCTGCTGCTGGTGACCGAGTCcaccgaaaaagaaacaaCAGCCTAGAACGAGGAGtagattggaaaagatactGCCAATCATGGACGCCTGCACGACACGAATTTCGTTAGCGAGCAAGGCTTGGATTGCTACGACGACTTCGACGGCGTTCCCAAAGGTGGCGTTGATAAGACCCCCAATCGTCTGGTTAGTGTGCAGGGCGACTTCTTCCGTAAAGTCTCCTAGGATAGAGGCCAACGGAATCATGGTGAAAAAGTTGAGCCAAAAGATCCAAGTGGAACCCCAAGAAGCGTAGTGGGAGTACCAGCCCAAGGGCATGGCGAGGAGGCACAAACTCACAATACCTTTACCAAAGGCAATGGTTCGCAGGGTTTCTCCAATCGAAGGAGGCGGTCCGTTGTCGTCACGGTCCGCGTCGCGATCCAGTGCCATGGACGCGATCGGCATGAGTGGCGTCTGCTCCGCAGTATTTCTGTCCCATGAAAGCTTattgcttgttgttgtttggacTGCTGGCGGAATTGTTTCGACTGTTAGAGGAGTTGACCGAACGCGCCGACCGTTGTTTGCGGAGCTTTTCGGCGCGCTGCAGACTCTGCACCGACTTGACCGCCTGCAAGAAGCCGACGCGTTGACTGTGGTTTCGGGTACCGTAAGACTGATTGTCATTGTCCTCCGTATCCGGCAGACTACCGGCGGAAGGCGAACTTCTTtcgttggtgttgctggTGTACATGCTGATGACGGATGACGGGGCCGAACGTGGATGCTTCCCTGGCTGCGGCTACTCTAGGCTAATGGACGTACGGAATTGGTGGCTTTACCGGTCGTCTATCACTCTACGCGCCGCGCTGATGGTGTCGAGCTAGCGAGTGACTAACTAGTCTAGTTCGTGGTAATGAGAGGCAGTGACAATGGCAATTGGATGAACCTCTGGCACGGGAGGACTGATCTGTTGttggttgtcgtcgtccttACAATTAGCTCTCGAGTTATGATACTGTTGGTTGACACGACAAGCAATCTTGACAAAAGTGGTTACTGTTGTAAGGTCCAACGGAAAAAGACTCGGGGAGGTGGATCGATATAGGAACGATTCGAAATCCTAGAGCAACTGGATCGTAGCGGTATCCAATAGTATTAATTTTGAATCTTGGGCGACTCTAGTGCGACACAGCGCCTTCCGAACGATGGGAAGAGGAATGTTACATTCCTCGGGCAGCATTTCTTGGCCGCCCCAGGACCCGACAGACGCCCTGCCCTACGACTCGCTGTTGGGTCACTCTCATCACGTCACGGTGTATCGCGCTCCTCCTCTCCTCACCGAGAaattgtgacagtgaattggcGGCCCCTATAGAACGCTCGACGAATTCACCCTGTCTCGATTCAATCTAAAAATAGGAAAGCACCCAACCAACCAGTTGTTGTACACTACGAGACAACCCGTTGCATCATGACGGTACGTTAACGACGCTCCCTTGTACGAAAGACACTACGTGCGCGAAATATCCTCGGCTGGATTCCTACCGTCGTTCAATGTGTACAATTTACTCGCACGCACGCTCACTCTTTGTCCTGGCCTTTTTCTGGTGATCCTTTGTGTTTCTCTCGTCCCCACCCACGCTCTAGAATACCGTCACTCCCGCAGATGCTCTTGCCGTAGCCGATTTGCGTGAACGCGTACAGGCTTTGGAAGTGGGACAGGAATACGATGCCACGCAAGCGGCGGTCCGGGACGTTCAGATCGAATGTTTGACCCAACTCCGTGCCATTCAAGCAGCACTCGTTCAAGACGGAAACTCTACGGTCGCCACTACCGCAGCATCAGCGtcatcaccaccaccaccacacgTGGCCAATCTTCAAAATGAAAACGAACTTTTGCGACAACGAAACGCGAAATTGGAGTACCGCGTCCAACATCTACTCGCTTCCATGGAAGTGCTCTACAACCAAGCAAGGTCCAACCCAGGCGTACCCTAACCTTGGCACGACCACACTATTTTTTATTATAGAAAATGAAAAGCTCTTTGCCAGAACAACACCCACTAGTAGAGAAAAGAATTCCCGATGGATACTTGCAAGAGGACGGATAAAATAAACAGTTGCCCTTGTTAGTGTTTTGTAGCGTGGGTGCACATTCGAATTTTGTCGATTACAGCTTTTTGACGGGTATAACTTCGTCCTCCTCACGACTTTCACCGTTGCTTTGTTCACGGTCTCGATTCAGCAGGTTCTCGTCCACCCACGGCGCCAACGCCAGTGCCGCTCCCAGCCGCACCGGTACGAACGCACGTGCAATGTTGGCACCGGCAAAGATGAATCCCAACACGGCCGCCCGGTCACCATTGTCGTTGAACACGTCCGGCCAGTGTCCCGTCGTATTGTACAACGCGTACGCGGCGGCCGGAAAGGCCACAATCCAAAAAGCCAATTCGGTTAGTACGTACGCCAAAGTGCCCGCCACGCCGAACTTCTTCACGTCCGCCATGGACAAGCCTTCTCCCTTGGGACCAAATCCGGGCAACGAAAATCCACCACCACCTTCTACCGTCGATTGCAATTGCGAGCGACTGTAATATTGGTAGGCCGTCACGGCAGGTAGCCCGACAATCATGGCCAAGGCCACTGGTGCGTTGGGGGCAAAGGGCAAGTCCAGGCCCAGTTCGCCGTATTTAACAGCGTAAGACGTGACGAGGGTCAACCCCGCCAGTTTAGTCGCCAAGACCAGATTGGAATCCTGAACGGCCGACAGTTGCAGCGGTTGTTGGGCCAACCCGTCGGCGACCAGTCCAGACGGCGACGTCGCGGATTTGGGCCATGGATTCGCTTCCGCAAACGTCCATCCATTGGATTGGGCAATGCGAAAGGCGGCAATCATACAGGTAATGTTGCCCAGCAGAGTCAAGCCGGCCTGCGACGTGACGAGGAACTGGAGTGCAGCGGGGTTGTAAAAGAAGTGGTACGTGCAGGCGCAAATACCCGACGCGTGCAAGGGCAGCATGCCCCACGTTAGTCCCTTCCAGCGTTCGTTGCCGGTCGTTTCGGCAAACTTCCAAACTAAGTTCATGGCGAACAAATACTCAAAGACGGAGGAGAAGTGGATGGCCCAAGTAGAAATCGAAAGAGCGTTTTCCGGCTCGACACGAGCGGCGTCGATCCAGGGCAAGGAGGCGACCGTGTCCGGACCAAGGTTGCCCGCTCCGTAGAGAAAAGCGGAATGGACGTCAAATCCGAGGCTAGGACCGGCCGCCATAAAGGCAAAAAATGTTCCGGCAACGCCCAAAGCGGCTAGACGACCCTTGTTCAAGGTTTCTGGTGCGGATGGATTGGGAGTGGTCATGGCTTGATTGAAGCCCAAAACCTAGGTTTAGAACGCGCGTGTCCACAGTgatggaattggaaaaggGGGAGAGTGGCAACGCGGGGTAAGTCACGGGCTCGACGTGTATCTCACATGTGGGCTGTGGTACGTGTCGCAAAAGGCTTGTTTTCGTAACGGTACTTACAACGAGAATGTTGGCCAGGGTCAATAGCGTTTCGGCTCCACCGTGCAACCAATCCACATTGGCCAGGGAAGTTCCGTAAACGGTTTTGGCAATGATCCCTGACGGAATGGTACTAACGACAAAGAGCAGAACAAACtgaaaaccaaaattgcCGAGACTGGAAATACGGTTGGCCCGAAAGGAAAGGAAGTACAGAAACAAAAGGTAGGGCAAGAGAGAGGCTTGGAAGAATATTCCTGCCAAGTTTTGCCCTTGATCGGCAAAACTGAGGAGCAGATCCGTCGAAGGGAATGCGGTGGGTAGACCTTGTCCGGAGGAAAACGCCGGGACCATGGATTCCAGCAAGGCGGATGCCGCTGTCGCGAGGGAGGAAGTATCCACGGAAACGACATTGGTTGCCACGAGTGAGGGATCGAAAAGATTTCGTGCTAACGAGGCGCTTCTGGGCGTGGGATGCGTCGGAGTTGCCGTGTATCTCAAGGACctcggcggcggcggcacaAAAGCCATCGTCGGTGATGGTATCAGCAGAAAAGCGAACACCAGATTCTGCAAAGTCCGCATTGTGGTCGATGAATTTACTGTCATCCCCACGGACGGTAAGAGTACTGTATACTGTTTATGGATCCCTGTGGATTGTCGTGTATGGAAAGTTGACCCCGTTCCTTTTTCTGGTCGGTTGACTTGCGAATGCATGATCGGTGGGACGGCGAAATGGTACAATCACGTTGGTAGGTGATTTACATTAGGGCTGGGCCTCATCAAAAGGGCCCGAAAATCTAGCGTTTAAACCTCTATTTCAACTAACTTATGACATTCGTGGCAAGTTTCACAAGAGCGCTGAGAAGTAGTCCCGAAGCAAGAAAATAACACGTACCCAAACCCTTGTCCATAAATGGGTTATGAAGTTAGGAAAAATTGCTGTACAACTTCAACTTGGGTATCTGCTGGGTATTGTCGTCATCCGTGACGAAGAAAGGACAACCCGCAAAATCCAAAGCCTAGCTAGAGCTAGCCTGGCATCGCTTGTACCGCTCAGGCTCTACCTATCGATAGCTTCGCAAAGAAAGAGAACACAGTCCGTGTCCTCCGTGTTTTTTGTGCGTTGATTGGTGCACAGTCAAGAAGGACGAAAGTGAAACTACTTCCCTCTTCCCATCGTACCGTTTTCGGTGCGTACAAACGCGAAGAGATCGACGACAAATCTTTGCCATTCCTTCGCGTTGTGCGACTAACATTCTCTGGCGGATTTTCTCACTGCATCCCTGCTCGATTCCTGTTTTTCCTTATCATACCTGTAGTGGCGTCCATTGTACAATGAAATTCTCGCACTCCGTTTTGTTGAGCTTTCTCGCGACGACGGTGTTATCTGCGACGCCGTCCGGTGCCTTTGCGCCGCATCAGTCCACGACCGTCAAGTCTTTAGCACGGAACATGGTGGCTTCACTGGAACCCCAAGCTCCGCCGGCACGCGAAGCACCCGGCGCCGGATATTTGCCCGACTGGGAAGATCGACCCGGCAAGACTCCAGCCGAGTTCATGCAGTCCGATCTCACCAAACCGGATAGGAGCGCCATGTGGGAATGCCCTTTGACTCGATGGAACTCGGAGGGGTACGTTCTCTTGTGTTTCATCAATGAAAACCACGTGCGCTCCCCGTCACGGTGTCGTCAGCACAAACATTAAAACCATCCCGCTTTACGTACAAACACCTAGTCCTCACGCTGCCGTTTGTCTATCTCGTTCACAGTATCGACATTGAACAAGCGCAAAAGGAAGCGGCCAAAATGCCGCACTGTCCGGCCGAAATCCGTGCCTCGAACGCGGACAATGTCATGGGTCGAGACTACTTTGCCACTaacaaagagaaaattcgggCCGATTTGCTACAACACGGAGCTGTCTGGTTGCGGGGGTTTGACCTCATGAAGGATGTACAGGGGCACCGAGCCATGTACGAAGCACTCGAGCTGGAGCCCTGTCTGGATCCCTTGCACTCTTCCGGATTGCGCAAATTTGCCTCGGAACGGGATGCCCTGTACGAAGAGGTACGCTTAAACTCTACGATGCTCTTTTGGAACAGCCGCGATCCTTCACTTACCCAtactttcttcttgctccaTCTGTATTTGATACTTGATCTGCTTCTGCTGTCCGTGATCGGGTGCGCAGGTCAATAAACCGTCGTTGCGTGGACATTACATTGGCTTGCACTGCGAGTCGACAACGAAACGCACGGCGGCGTACGCCGCATTTGTTTGCTTCCAAAAGGCCACCGAGGGCGGCGGCCGTTTTCTAGTGGCCGACGGTGCGGCCATTTTAGCCGAACTCGACACAGCCTTGCTCAAAAAACTCTACGCACGCGAAATCCGTATTTCCGTCAGCAACCTGGACATTCCTCCAGCATTCCCGGGGTTCCTTAAGGAAGGTATCAAAGGTTTAGTGGACGCCGCCGTAGCTCCCAAATTCGATATGGACTTGGAAATGATGTACGAAGCTGACGGCAAACCCGGTCGTTTACAGGCCATTGAAATGGCGGAATCGCCCATTAATCGCCACCCAGTAACGGGTTTGCCGGTCTGGTTCAACAACGCTCACAACCATGCTCGCAAACTGCGCGACCGCCGTCCCTGCGGAGTTCCCGAAGTGGGCATGACGGAAGTCTTTTACGCCGATACCATGGAACCGCTAAGTTTGGAGGATTGTCAGGAAATCAAGCGCGCCAGTGAAAAACACATTACGGCCTTGAGTATGGAGCCGGGTGACGTGTTGCTGGTGGACAATTACCGTGCCTTGCACGGACGCGACGTCTTTCAGGGCGATCGGTTCCACGCCGTGACCTGGTTCACGTgggacgaaaacgaagccTGGCGTGGAGAAGAGCGTCGCCAAGTGGAAAAGAATGGATTGAACAAGGCGATCAATAGCATGATGGACTTTTTACCCAAGGACTTTGAGTCGAATCAGAGCAGCAAGTAAGGAGCGCGGTACCAAGGATTGACCATTGATTCGACCAAAATCGCAGACACAGAGTTACTCTTCTGCATTTTCTACACATATACTTTGATTAGAATTGGATTTGCAACCTTGGTTGAGAATGCCAGCTAGGTGAACCGATTAGGCAATAGCGGACTACCTATTGTATACGGTATGAATGACTGTAGTTCGTCTCAAAAAACCTAGGCATTCCGCTATGGGTTGACAAGGATTGCTAGCTAGTTACATAAGTGTATCTGTAAACagagttcacagtcaattgtGGGACTCGTGACGTTCGGATACCGCATAGGAACAAGTTGCAGGAGTTTAGATTTGGATATGCTATATTTCTGTCGGTGGAGCGGACGTCTTCAGGTGtctctctcactgtcaacagaCGTACCGAGGGGGTTCCGAGGCATACTTGACCGTCCCAAGAGACGAACGCGAACTTGTATCCACCAACCACagaggacgacgatgtgTGGACATGTCTCCGGATATGTCGTCCTAATTTACCAAAACCAGCTTCTACCTCAAAGTCACTCCAGCTGCTGCCCATCACATACAACCTACCCGGTTTTTTGAATCCAACTTCCGACCCGCCCCGTCGTACGCACAGCGCGTGCGGTCGCTCGCTcgtcgtctcccaagtcTTCCAATCTCCATCCAAACAGTTCAAGTTGTGTAGGTTGGGGTCGGATTTCGGCCTGTCGACGAGAGTGACATTCCGATTATCGATCACTGTCAAGGACTCCCTATTCGCTAGTAGAATCCTCCTCCTCTACGGATTCATAGTCATCAATCCGAACCGGTTGAGCCTGATTCGAAAACTCATACGaaaaactcacagtcaacgtccGTAGCAACGCATCGATTACTCGCAGGGTCTTCGGAAGCGTTCTTTTATTCGCAAGGAGGGCATCACTGCCAACCGCTCTTTCCAACTGTCGTTGCGGCTGTAGACTACGCGTATTCCTTGGGTCGAATTCATCCATCCATCAATCTATATATTTTTTGAAAGAATGCGCTCGTCGGATTACAGTCGTGCGCCTCGATGGGAGTCATTTGTAGTGCTCGCGTGGGCTACAGCGAGTGCCGTCCTGGTTGGAAACGTATTCCAACAGGCACTGCCGCAACCAGTGCAGGCCTTTGGTCCTGCACTCGTCCCGCATCTTTCTCGCAGGTGCGACTTGATACAACGACGCGTCTCGTCCGACctggaagacgtcgacgtcgacgtGGACAACGACGCAATCTTGGGCTCCAACAACATCCCCCGACGACTTCGCATTCAAGGACGGGGCATTCCGACGCGAAAAGATCCCATCCAACCCTTGGATTCCATGACGTACGAATCAGATCTGATCAAAACCTGGGAGCAGGACCCTTCCCGACAAAAGGGTTTCGATTGGGAAATTGAAAAGCTTCGGCGCTACTTTGCCGGATTGCGCATGCGGGACGACGGTGTCTGGGTACGCCAGCCATCCTTCTTTGACTTTCTCGTCAGCAAGTCTCGGAGCGATCCGGGTAATGCGCCTCGTCCCGTCGGCCTCGTGGATGTCGTTAAACTCGTCTTGACGAATTCCTTGACGAGCGTCGGCCTGGGACCGGCACTCGGAATGGCTGCCGTCCCCAACGCCGTTATTCAAAAGTACGAAggttccttcttttccttcatcAAAGGAGTTCTCGGTGGTGACCTGCAAACCTTAGCCGGTGGTCCCCTCTTTTTACTCCTCAACAAGTACTTTGAAGTCTACGGACCTATATTTAACCTCTCCTTCGGGCCCAAGTCGTTTCTGGTCGTTTCCGATCCCGTCATGGCGCGTCACGTCCTGCGTGAAACGAGCCCCGACCAGTACTGCAAAGGGATGCTGGCG
Proteins encoded:
- a CDS encoding predicted protein; amino-acid sequence: MSNLYRQVRETAIANESPTDSSPHEIAAPNVFPDLPDFGATYEDKHSGIQGGWIHVSISETTEVKNRGGVGTLSFDKNGDLVDYKMVLEGTTANCAGGKTPWDGWVSCEECRLAIHWQVDPTGTRESKLHQFARQRCGHFEAFAYDVRNREMPHFFVTEDHSKGALRRFTPDSADWNDPWNILYGPGLIEFLIVTPDSSGTAGRFEWTRDHNAGKKNAEKHFPNTEGMDVYENELYFVTKRFKSMFILNLDTGTYTNQTTRSGLFDGGPDQLQRILGDEGEILYFTESGGRDAGIHGRNAKGQYFTILESPVYEDETSGLAFSPDATRMYVAYQNIGILFEIRREDGLPFDEKSLNVKLRLFSKVNHMLLATGSPMTFFREQRSQYLIRIAGHDRTGSTCLTGKGTVRSYQSCGNGLSRTVSSVRCVPPIGSTTFTSTSTRTTTTASKHSNCDDNPHRDHPSDTTGHCKRYRLRGTTLPNNKSGVRVTTNTGHVLQTDLPRIMGGRDTAPQPIETLLAALMGCTQATAVFVARKMTPRVVLDRLELALTAERDERGALALPIETPPAIPARLQRVSGTVTLYAARQERLSTNELMLLREQTELRCPVANLLTASGCVMEVEWIDGNAKQA
- a CDS encoding predicted protein; the encoded protein is VSLCLLAMPLGWYSHYASWGSTWIFWLNFFTMIPLASILGDFTEEVALHTNQTIGGLINATFGNAVEVVVAIQALLANEIRVVQASMIGSIFSNLLLVLGCCFFFGGLGHQQQRFNSVAATANMGLLALSSIALILPTPFAAYYELHDAHVLTVSRIAACFLMCMYLQLLFFQLKTHANLFAGTQDDSELAVMPFWVSIVGLLFTTLVITIFSDYLVESIDGFVTDSGISRTFVGIILLPIVGNAVEHVTAVTVAMKDKMDLAMGVAVGSCTQISLFVVPLTVLVGWALERDMTLNFPPFEVILFVMSVLTVAIVLGNPECNWLEGSLLITTYLLIAVGFWFEDVKPF
- a CDS encoding predicted protein, translated to MTNTVTPADALAVADLRERVQALEVGQEYDATQAAVRDVQIECLTQLRAIQAALVQDGNSTVATTAASASSPPPPHVANLQNENELLRQRNAKLEYRVQHLLASMEVLYNQARSNPGVP
- a CDS encoding predicted protein, with the translated sequence NALSISTWAIHFSSVFEYLFAMNLVWKFAETTGNERWKGLTWGMLPLHASGICACTYHFFYNPAALQFLVTSQAGLTLLGNITCMIAAFRIAQ
- a CDS encoding predicted protein, with the translated sequence FQASLLPYLLFLYFLSFRANRISSLGNFGFQFVLLFVVSTIPSGIIAKTVYGTSLANVDWLHGGAETLLTLANILVV
- a CDS encoding predicted protein is translated as MKFSHSVLLSFLATTVLSATPSGAFAPHQSTTVKSLARNMVASLEPQAPPAREAPGAGYLPDWEDRPGKTPAEFMQSDLTKPDRSAMWECPLTRWNSEGIDIEQAQKEAAKMPHCPAEIRASNADNVMGRDYFATNKEKIRADLLQHGAVWLRGFDLMKDVQGHRAMYEALELEPCLDPLHSSGLRKFASERDALYEEVNKPSLRGHYIGLHCESTTKRTAAYAAFVCFQKATEGGGRFLVADGAAILAELDTALLKKLYAREIRISVSNLDIPPAFPGFLKEGIKGLVDAAVAPKFDMDLEMMYEADGKPGRLQAIEMAESPINRHPVTGLPVWFNNAHNHARKLRDRRPCGVPEVGMTEVFYADTMEPLSLEDCQEIKRASEKHITALSMEPGDVLLVDNYRALHGRDVFQGDRFHAVTWFTWDENEAWRGEERRQVEKNGLNKAINSMMDFLPKDFESNQSSK